One part of the Penaeus monodon isolate SGIC_2016 unplaced genomic scaffold, NSTDA_Pmon_1 PmonScaffold_11974, whole genome shotgun sequence genome encodes these proteins:
- the LOC119568988 gene encoding vitamin K-dependent protein C-like, whose amino-acid sequence YSLGLEDCLTGSYICLYCTANIVPHPRYGEVVLDNDIALIKLSSPVVFNQSYIAPVCLPALGQKFDNGTAIVTGWGSIEYYGANSDKLRMVELPLVPHEICSKTYSPYVTENMICADVLLLLS is encoded by the exons GTACTCCTTAGGGCTTGAGGACTGCCTCACTGGCTCCTACATTTGCTTATATTGCACTGCAAAT atCGTGCCGCATCCTCGATACGGTGAAGTTGTTCTAGACAACGACATCGCTCTCATAAAGCTCTCCAGCCCTGTAGTCTTTAACCAATCGTATATCGCCCCAGTGTGTCTTCCTGCCCTTGGCCAGAAGTTTGATAATGGCACCGCTATTGTCACGGGATGGGGCTCTATAGAATATT ACGGTGCGAACTCGGATAAACTGAGGATGGTCGAGTTGCCCCTCGTGCCACACGAAATTTGCTCGAAAACGTACTCCCCTTATGTGACTGAGAATATGATCTGCGCTG ATgtccttttgttattatcataa